The sequence below is a genomic window from Aureispira sp. CCB-E.
TATCGCAAGAGTGAGATACCTCCTATTTTACAATTTTAATTTTAAAGTTTGTACTGTCCCTCCTATTCAACGCTGCTAAGGCTGTTGTCTAGTTAGGTGATTTATGTGCTTAATGTTTGTTGATGATTGAACCACCACAATCATTGGGACATCTTATGCCTTCATTTAACTTTTCTTCATTTAACTTTTTTTATTGATAAGTTATATCAAGCGAGATCCTTCTGTTTTAAAACAAAAATCACAACATATAGCCCGAGATATTCACCTTATCCAGTATAGATTTTTATCTATTGAAAGTACGAATTACTTTCCATTACTCCAGTTAATTATCACAATGTTTTTAGATAGTTAAAACGGCTTTTGTATGTCCTAACCAAAAAGCAACACTTAGTGTTAGTGATGATCGTAATAGTCTTATATCTAATGGATAAAAACAGGGAAAATGTACAATCTTATTTTTCAACCCCTTATAAAGAAATTGTACCATGAAAGAAAGAAATCAAGAAGCAAACGAAGGTAACAAACCCAACGTATCACAAATCGCTAACGATTTTCAAGACAATTTATCCGCATGCCCTGTTAGCCCCTTCAACTCTAAGCAGCTAACCATTTCTACACTAGAAATACACTATCACGAAGCTATTCAAGATATTTTGAAAGCTACCTCTAAATTGACCAAAGAGCTGGATATCCAACTAGAAGAGGTCTATTCTGCTCATACAAGTATGACTGCATTTTTATACCCCAACTCAGGTAGGTATAGATTGGTCATTGCCAATGTTCTCTACGATTTTCTATATTACATCGATGATCTTTTTGGAGAGGACATAGAAATTGGAGAAGACGACGAGCGTCCTTCATTGATGGCAATGATGCAAATTTGGAAAACTGGAAAAATCCAAGATGGCTTTTTAGATGCTATTAAAAACCCAAAAATTAAGAACATCTATAACGCTTTACTTTGGATTAGAACTAAGTTATTTCAGAGCTCTGAGCCTGCATTTTTCAAAAAACTATCTGGTCTGCTTTTTGAGCATTTGAAAGATCAGTTGGAGCCTAAAGACTTTAGCACTGTAGACGAATATATTTTGCTAAGAAGACGTTTTGGTGGAATGTACCCTGTTGCGTTTCTTGTAGAATACTGCAACAATAGATACCTTGCCGCAGGTACTTTAGAAAAAGTACCTAGTCTACAAAAAGCAATTGATGCATGTGCTGATATTGGAGGTTTATCAAACGATATTTTCTCCTATCCCAAAGAAAGTCACAGCAAGTTTAATTTGGTCAACAGTTATTTAGTTGCTCATCCAGAAATGACATTAAAAGAAGCTGTTCAAAATTCTATCGACCTAGTTAACGACTGTCACTTTGAATTTGACCAAGCCATAGAGCAACTTCAAACAGAGGTTAAGGTTTTATCTGAAGAGCAACAAATTACTGTGTTAAAATTTGCAGAGGGTCTAAAAGATATTTTATCAGCAAGCTACCACTGGCAATTTGTTACTCAGCGTTTCAGACATGACAACCACATTTTGGAAGACTTGAAACACGAATCTACTTATACATTCAATTCGAAAGTTAAGAATTTGATTCCTCTAATCAAGAAACATGCATAAAGTAAATGGAATTATCGACTGAATGATAATGAAATTTATTATCTTAATACAAAGTATGACCTTAGTCTTTTAGTAGACTAAGGTCATTTAATTCTATTGTTATTTCCTCATTTTTTTATTGGTCTGACTATCAATGTCTATACCTAAACAGTCACTAATTTTTTAGTATTACGCAACTATAAGGTTAGTGGATTATTGATTCAAAACACTTAATATATTTTCATAATGGAGAACCCTGAAGTTAATGTTCCTAAAATGGGATTGCTTGCTTTTTTACGCAAGCTTCCTAGTATGAATCGCAACTTGATCCTTTTTTTTAAAGAAATATTAGACCAGAATGATGGTCTTATCAAACTTCCTAACAAACTTACCCTAACCGATGACGCTGAATTGATTCAGTATTTTTTACAAAAGAATAATTCTAACTATATCAAAACCTCTTTAGTTAGAACTTTTGTAAGAGATCAAATTGGAGATGGTCTTTTTACATCTGACGGAAAATATTGGTTGAAACAACGCAGAGCTATCCAAGCTGGTTTTCACAAAAAAAAATTAGTTGGCATTTCTAAAATTATGCTTGATGAAATCAATCAATATATGGATAATATCTTGGACGTGTATGCAGAAACAAACCAAGAAATTGATCTCGAAAAAGAAATGACTTACTTGGCATCAAAAGTAGTTTCCAAAAGCTTGTTCGGGCAAGAGTTTGACAATGAAAAAATTGATGTTATTGATGATAGCATTGCCAAAGCAAATGAATACATTGTCGCTGTTGCCAAACAGCCATTTCTAAAACCTTGGTATCATCTCAATGGCGCTTATAAGCATATTGTCAAACAAAAAAATATTCGAGATAAATTTATCTTAGATTTCATCGAAGAACGAAAAAAATCTGGCGAATCAAAAGATGATTTGCTAGGTATGTTGTTGGATACCGAGTATGAAGATGGTTCTAAGATGACGAATAAACAGTTGCTAGATGAATCTATTATTTTGATTGTTGCAGGCAACAAAACATCTGCTGTTACAATGGCTTGGCTCTTCTATTTGCTAGCCAAACACCCTGGAATTGAAGAAAAAGTGCTGCAATCAGTCACAGAAATATTGGGAGATGAAGAACCTTCCATCGAAAGTATTCGCTCATTGACTTATCCACTACAAGTCCTAGAAGAAACAATGCGAATGTATCCCGTTGTCTGGCTTATTGACCGAGAACCCGTAGAAGATGACGAGTTTTCGGGCATCAAAATCAAAAAAGGAGAAGACATTGCAGCATTTGTATATGGTCTACATCATAATCCTAAGTACTGGAAAGATCCTGAATGTTTTGACCCTGAGCGTTTCACTCCAGAAAATAAAAAAGAACAGGTTCCTTTTTCTTATTTACCTTTTGGAGGAGGACCAAGAATTTGTATTGGGAAAAATTTTGCTATTATGGAAATGCAATTCATTTTAGCCATGTTTATTCGGAGGTACAAATTTGTCTTATCGCCAGGACAAAACATAGGTTTTAAACCTTTGCTTACTCTAAGTCCAACGAATGGTATTAAAGTTCGAGTTCAAAAAAGAAATCCAGCTAGCTAATAGAATAGGCATAAAAAAACTATCTACTGAAATTCAATAGATAGTTTTTTTATTTCTCTGATGTAATATTTTATCCATTTTTCTTTTTTTCGATACATTCTAGCAACCATTTGATTGCCTCGTCTCGTTTTTTTTCATCAAATATTTTGACAGGAGCTTGTCCTCTTTTGCCATCTGTCAACTTGGATTTACCAGTTATTTTCAAAAAAAGGTTTCCGACAATCTTTGAACCAAAAGAAGTGGTTAACATTGCTGTTGCGACTTCTCCTATTTCTGCTTCAGAATAACATTTTAGAACTTCTTTACTAAGATAAGTATTTGCCGTATTACTTAACAATCCCCTCACTTTGCCATCTACCGCTTTTCTCATAGCAGCCACATTTTCTTGTGCAATTTCTAATGTATCAGGCTCTGTCCATTCTTTGTTAGGCAATATTTCAACAATATCGTCGGGTCGAACCTTGATGATTAGTGCTCTAGTCCTGTATTCCATAGTTTCTATATTTAAAGTTTGTTACAATCACATATTAAGCCTAATAAATATAACATTATTATAACAATTAAACATAAAATATATAGGGGTATTTTTATATTTTTCTTAATTTTATCATTTTCGTTTTTTGGCTTTGGCAATTTCATCTAACAAGAACTCAATTGCTGCTTTTCGATCGCTCATTGCAAAAATACGAACAGGTGCATCTCCTCTACTTTTGCCTGTTAACTTCAAAAATAGATTGCCTACTATTTTTGACCCAAAAGAAGTGCTTAACATTGCTGTAGCCACTTCTCCTACATACGCCTCATTGTAGTAGTTCATAACTTCTCTACTAAGATAAGTATTGGGGTTTTCGCTCAACAGCCCTCTGGGTTTTCCATCTACTGCTTTTCTTATTGCTGCCACGTTCTCTTTGGCAATTTCTAAGGTATCAGGTTCTACCCAGTTCTTATCAGGGATAATCTCAACAATATCATCTGGTCTAACCTTGATAATTAGTGCTTTAGTTCTGTATTCCATAATCTTTATGTTTAAGGTTCTTTATTATACTTTTATGTTGTTTTATAATTCTAAGTAAACTCAACAGTATATCTAAATATATGAAAACATAAATTCATAAAAAAGAAATATAACTAAAAACTATTATTTTAGCCCCTTTTAGCCTGTTTTTTAGCTTTATTAATATGCTCTAATAACCAAGCAATCCCTTCTTCTTTGTTGCTTGCCGAAAAAATACGTATGGGAGCATCTCCTCTGCTTTTTCCTGTTAGTTTTAAGAAAAGGTTTCCGACTACTTTTGATCCAAACGAATTGGTCAATATAACAGTAGCCACTTCTCCTACTTCTGCTTCACTATAATAGTTCATTACCTCTTTGCTTAGATACGTACTTGGTGTGCGACTAAGCAACCCCC
It includes:
- a CDS encoding terpene synthase family protein, producing MKERNQEANEGNKPNVSQIANDFQDNLSACPVSPFNSKQLTISTLEIHYHEAIQDILKATSKLTKELDIQLEEVYSAHTSMTAFLYPNSGRYRLVIANVLYDFLYYIDDLFGEDIEIGEDDERPSLMAMMQIWKTGKIQDGFLDAIKNPKIKNIYNALLWIRTKLFQSSEPAFFKKLSGLLFEHLKDQLEPKDFSTVDEYILLRRRFGGMYPVAFLVEYCNNRYLAAGTLEKVPSLQKAIDACADIGGLSNDIFSYPKESHSKFNLVNSYLVAHPEMTLKEAVQNSIDLVNDCHFEFDQAIEQLQTEVKVLSEEQQITVLKFAEGLKDILSASYHWQFVTQRFRHDNHILEDLKHESTYTFNSKVKNLIPLIKKHA
- a CDS encoding cytochrome P450, giving the protein MENPEVNVPKMGLLAFLRKLPSMNRNLILFFKEILDQNDGLIKLPNKLTLTDDAELIQYFLQKNNSNYIKTSLVRTFVRDQIGDGLFTSDGKYWLKQRRAIQAGFHKKKLVGISKIMLDEINQYMDNILDVYAETNQEIDLEKEMTYLASKVVSKSLFGQEFDNEKIDVIDDSIAKANEYIVAVAKQPFLKPWYHLNGAYKHIVKQKNIRDKFILDFIEERKKSGESKDDLLGMLLDTEYEDGSKMTNKQLLDESIILIVAGNKTSAVTMAWLFYLLAKHPGIEEKVLQSVTEILGDEEPSIESIRSLTYPLQVLEETMRMYPVVWLIDREPVEDDEFSGIKIKKGEDIAAFVYGLHHNPKYWKDPECFDPERFTPENKKEQVPFSYLPFGGGPRICIGKNFAIMEMQFILAMFIRRYKFVLSPGQNIGFKPLLTLSPTNGIKVRVQKRNPAS